The following is a genomic window from Pan paniscus chromosome 6, NHGRI_mPanPan1-v2.0_pri, whole genome shotgun sequence.
CCCAAGACCCCTCAGAACTGAAGACCCACTCACCTCATCTGGCCAACTATGCCAATTGTCAGGTTCACGAGTACACCAAACGTCATGCCCAGGGTCCAGCCCCTGCTGAGGTCcgaggggagtgggtggatgggcaGATAGCTGAAAGAACACTCGGGGCCGTAAGCAGGTGAAATGTAGTTTTATTCAGCAGCTTTCCCATCCACAGCTCTCACGTACTGTTCTCTCTGTCTTGGCTGCTTGAGCTGGCTGCACAGCCTGCTCTCCAttgccttcagggtcagcagcttaactctctctctctgggcacaAGTGTGCCTATACAGTGTCAGCAGGGcaattataccttttacagacaatagtggcttAGAGCCAAATGATAAGCCTTCCCATGTTATGGCCACATGGCTGTGATAACAGGTGGAGTTATACGCCTGCACTCTAAACTTGCTGAGTCACTCTGGATGTTTACCTCAGCCTGTCCTTGACCAAAGCACAGCCATGTTCCTTACACTGTGTCTTCAAGTTTCTTAACCAAAATTCCACGTGACACTCAAAGCTCctttataaaaatactgttaaCACTGTTCTCTCCATTAGAATGTCCTTCTTCCCACCAAGTAGAGTTCCATTTCAAATATCATTTCCTTCTTTAAGTGTTCCCTAATTATCACTCCAGTTCAAATTCTGCCCTTCATATCGCCACAAGCCTTTATCAATTCCTCTCCATGAGGAATAGAAATTTAACACTTTCTACCTTGATATTTTGATTTCTACCAAGATACTTTCAGTAAAGTGAAAATAAGCCAAACTTAAGGAAacagaaggtgaaatttgggacCTGATTAAAGGCTCTTTGGAACAGTCCTCTGGCAGTGGTTCTCAGTCTTGCGTGCACATTGGAATACCCTGGGCAACTTCAAAAACTATGAATGCCTGGGTCCCAGCCCAGATGTCATGAATGCATCCTGAACACTGAGACTTGgaaaagctctccaggtgattccgaTGTGCAGCCAAGGTTTTGAAGTACTACTCTATGGGGACTATAAAAGGGAgtaagaggctgggcgcagtggctcgtgcctataatcctagcactttgggaggctgacgtgggcagactgcctgagctcaggagttcaagaccagcctgggcaacatggcaaaaccccaactctactaaaaataaaaaaaaataaattagctgggcgtggtggtgtgcacctgtaatcagctacttggggggctgaggaaggagaatcacttgaacttaggaggaggagtttgcagtaagccaagatcgtgccactgcactccagcctgggtgacagagtaagagctctgtctcaaaaaaataaaagagttaagAGATTACTGAAGGATTTTTCAACAGAAGCAAAGATCTGGTTGACAtcagataataataaatattacaacTTGAGTAATAGCTGACTGTTTAGAAGTATTAAAAGCAGATGTAGAAATGATTCAGGGTAGGCAAATGATATTGTAGGAAAGTGTAGGAGGCAAGGAATTTGGTGGCACTTGGTAAAACTAAAATGACTTATAATTGCTTCTAGGCTGAAGCTGGAAAAGAAGAGATGGACTGGGAAGATAGGGACAACAGTTAAGGGAAACTGCTTGGAATGAGAACCAAGAATAAGTCTGAAGAAGTAGTGGAGATGAGCAGTCAAGCAAATGCAGAGGGAATTCTGAAAAAGATGCTGGGAGTTGTTAAGTTTTCAAAGATGACAGAACATGATGAGTGGCAACAATAGTGTGTTGCTAAACTGGACATGTGTAGAAGAGTTTTGAAATCAGAGTCACCCTGGTCATCAACAGTGATGAAAAATATGCATGGCAGCATCTAAAAATCATCAAGGGGCACAGTAACTTGGAGGTCTGATAAAGATGCTGCCATAATTGTGGAGAGAGGGGTTAGAAGCTGTGGTGTGGCTATGAAAAGGGGAGGTAACAAATTGTGGTAGAATAACATTTACTGGTAGGAAAGAGACCATCTGTTTTTCTAAAGTACACTCCCTTCCCCCCACTTATAAAACCAAGTAtgtatttaaagatatttctgtgcTGGTAAGTGTATtaatttataatctttatttttcatcattaagaactaaatattaaaaaatacagtaggTACAAAGCCAAATaaccaaatttgtttttaaaatacaaaaacaggtgTTCATGGTAAATGATGGAATGGGAGAATGGAACTGGCATGAGAAGGACTCCTTCACAGTAGCAGCATGTGAAAATTTCTCTGCTTGCTTCAGTGCCTTCCCAAATGCTCATCTTTCTCCCAGTTGATACCTACGTGCTGCTTCAAAACCTGTTAAGTGTGGTGAAGGGGTTTAAATCCCATCAGAAAAGTCAGATCCCTGGCTCACTAAACCCTTTGAAAGGCTCACAATAGTGCAAATAAATAGCTGACTAACATTCTCTGCAGGACAATTGCATTATAATAATTCTATAGCAAGAGATATGGATATTATCAATGTAGTGTGTCCTATAACAAGAGGTACTGTATAGATGGAGTGAGTCATTTCACCTATAGCACCACCCGATAAGAGTTGAAATGCATTAGAATATTTTTCACTGCAGTAAAATATTAAACCTAATTTATCTGAGGAGTGAATAAAAAAGCAAGCTTAATTCTTACAAGGAACATAAACTCCCTTCTGTAATTCACATTATTAGTCCCATGTCATTATGACAAGATATGTTTGCATCACTAGGTACAAGAGAAAATGGTATATAGCCCACAGAATAAGTGAAAATCTATTATAATGAATAAATTTGATATAGTAGTGCTATTTCCAAGTTCTATTTAGTAAACCCAGAGTAAAAGGGGTTTATTGATCTGTTTACAACATTCTAAACACTAAGATTAAAACTGTTTTGTTCTGACATAAAAGAAACAgctatgtaaagtgcttagtccTCTACCTGGCACATGGTAGCCACTCAGCAGATAGTTCCCATTTTCACTGACTTGACCCTTTCCCTCCCACTCCAAATATAGATTCTAACCACCCTTTAAAGAACATCCATAGAAAATTCTCAAACAAGCACACTGTGTTAAATGTTAAATGTCCACATTAACAAAGGTTATATCATAGAAGTATGCACATGCCAATTTTTTATGCATGGGAGTAACTCAGGTCTTAGATTGACAATGAtgaacaaaggaaaaggaggagaaaaaagaaaaggaaaaatgaacaagGATGTGGAGGGACAATGAAGAACACAATTGCACTGTCAGTGTGAATAGCAAACAAATTCCTGAACTACCAGATGTCATGGAACAAGTACCCCACGCAAGAGTACACAGAGCTGCAATGACCCTGGAACTCTAGGTGCAGGGACTGCCAAAACTACAGATGCATTCATTGTCATAGCTCTAGTGATTTTCTTGGACAAATGGTAGAAATCACTTtagccaccccacccccatccgcTGCTATCCTCTAGTGGCAGAAACATTAACAGTGGCCAAAGAATGACAATTTATCTTGATTAGGTGGGCAGCTAATTTACCCTTTTAGGGACAGCTGTCATGGGGTCCTCAGTGTCCTCTCTCTTCAGTGTGGTCCCTCGTCCCTCAGGAAATGACTTTACTCTCCCAGGGTAAGCTCAAAATAACACTTAGTGTTCCTGCTAAATCCTCCAGTAGCCCAGTGCTATGCAGTTCTTTCAAAGAAGAGCTCCTGTGATTAACACAAAAGTCTCTAAAGTTGTGTGTAAAAAAGCCTTTGTGTACCAAGCAAGGCATGGCTCACACCTGGTCATTTGCCCAGTTTTTGCTGATTCTTCCTGGCCTTAGATTAGTGTCTCTCCTCCTTTAGTCTTCCATGGGGTGGCAGTTATAGCTAACTACTGCCCTTCTACCTGTGTCTGAACTGCAGTATTGTTAACACTGAGCAACTCACAAGATTCCTCTTCACTAGGTCACCCTCCAAGGCTGCGCAGCAATTCAAATCCCAGTGTTAGCCTTAGAGTTCAAAGCTGCTCATTAAAATTATGCATGCTGAACTGTAATAATAAATTCTGggctaaaattataatttaatattttttcaaagtaatttagagtgaaaaatttcaaaattttctgttattttgtatAATTGGGAAAAACAGTCAAGTTTTTCAAATTAACACATAATAGTTGCATTACAACAAAGATATttatcattcacttattcattcattcaaaaatactcGAGTGCCAGGAACTCTGCTGGACCCTGAGAATATAGTGAACAAAAGAAACATGaccacataataataataataatttctatattGTATCACTTATTTCAAGAATAGTCTGGCATAgattaaacattttaagaaaacaaattggggagtggggagaaacACATGGGAAGTAAATTTGCCATGACTAAGTATCAAAGTCGTTCTATGTATTATGAATATGTAACAATTATTGTAAGTAACACTGGACACTAAAATAGTTGCTGTTCACTTAAAGAgtgctagtattttattttaaaatttcactataCAGATGCATATCACAAAAAAATGTACTAACTGCTTGAACAGAACTATTTATCAAGAATAAGAGTAATAAGATTTTGTAAAATGTTCATGCcaagaatgcaaaagaaaaaaacagcacaaTAACCTCACAACTAAGACATACTATAAATATGTtatcaaaagataatttttactCTTCCTAGCAcataaaagataatttattgTTTTCAAACTTAATTGATAGTTTCTGTATTAGAACAAACATATTACATATCAGTAATTTTCTTACCAAAATAGAACCCaatatatgtacagtaaatatttaagaaaataagtttGTCCTTAGCTTTAACATGGatgtgtacatataaatatacatatgtacactcACAGGAGTAACATACATTGACAAAAAATTACACTTAGCAAAGGTCCAAAATTGCACAAAAAAAATCCCGCTAGGactttttttctatctttgaGGTTGGACAAAGAATGTATAAAATTACTGAAGTAacaaaaaaggacacaaaaaccACACTTCAAACAGACAAACTGCTTGTCAGTATTAGGACCTGATTTCACATACAGGTTTAATACACTTCCTCAAAAGTCATGCCATCAAGGTGAAGGATGAACATCTTCCACTACTGAATGAGGCTGGATGTCATTATTCTGAGAAGTAGGGTTCTCCTCCACATGGATTATTTTATCTGAGGTTCCTGCAGGAGAAACTTCATTATTTGTCTCCTCTTCACTAGGTGATAAGGTTTCAGGCAGTTCATTTGACATTAGAACTTGCAAAGGTTCTGTTCCATTTTCAACAACCACTTGAATCCCCAAAACTTTAAGAATATCACATTTGCAAATGGGGCATGTCCCATGGGGTAAAATCCAGGGGTCAATGCAATTCTTGTGGAAAAAATGTTTACAAGTCAGAATACGAACTATGTCATTAGGCTTATAGCGTTCAAAGCAAATTACGCAGCTATCcccatttggatttatttcttcatcCCCCTCTTTTACTACTCGAAGTTGGAGTTGTCCAAGTGCGTTCTGAAGATCTGTTGTTAATCGCTGCCATCTCCGGTTCTGAATCCTTGCTAAACAAAGTCTATGAATGTGATAAAAGATGAAATATGCTAAGGTAGCAGTTGTCACAATCACAAAAGAGACCAAATAGTGATTCATCCAGATGATGTGCTTTCTCCCCACCTCAACCACGGCTGTAATGAGAACTCCCTTcttaattaaatggaaaatttccgTGCCTTTTAAGTTACCAATCATAACCACAACGACATCTTCAAATGCCTGATGAAACATGGGGAACACCTGGTTGCCAGTTCCTGGAACGTTATAGATGATCACTCCACTGGCTCCCTTCTCAGTTGCCACTTTAATTTTCTGTGTGAAGGTACAACCTCCCCGTTCAATAAGTGCAAGCCAGGTCTCTGAGTACTTTGATCGGCTGAAAATAGTATTGGGATTACATGCATTTTGGATTTTTCCCTCTGGTGGCACTATAACTCCTGCCACTCTCTTCAAAGTGGAGCTTCTTCCAAAGACTCCAGTCTCTCCCAACTCTGACAACACATGATTCCCAACATGAAATGATATGTTCATATAAGCCATCCAAACAACACTTGCTCTGCAACAGTTCTGACTAACAAGCCAAAGAACACTGAACTTCATAAGCCAGGAAGAGGCAGTGTTGTTTCTCCAAGTGCCAACCTTGAGTAGATGCATCTCTCTCTTCTCCGAGTGACTTAAGAACCAACCCAACAGTTGCACATCTGTtgacaattaatttaaaataacgaagagaaaaaaatcttcaggatACAAACAAGATCCACTGTCTTCCAGCATGTTTTTGTAAGAAATTCTTAAAGATGGCTTATGAGTTTCAGATGTCTTACTAGAGAGAGGTGAAAAACTTTAGATTGAAAAATAAATCCCCTACTGTTAACTCTAGATACTGCTTACTGTTGTGTGATGTGATTATGACATGCAAGACCCAGCAGCCAATTAGATAAGAGCTTAGAGCATACTGTGAATTTATTGGCTTAAATGCTGTTATGGGTGATTTCTATGTTGTTATAAGATGGATATAATCACTGAGCTACATATAATGGTAGTAGGTAGcacattaaactaaaaattaaatctaaaattCATACAATGTGTGCTCTTTAAAGCCTGAAAGCGCATgtaagaatgttttattttcccaGCAAGTGAAGGAGATATTTCCAACAAAATGACAAGctaaaaaaaaggataattaaaAATTAGTGCAGTGACCGGATGTGAGGCAAAAGTGGTGAGCTTAGTGACATTATTTTTACATCAAAAAGTAAAAGTCACACTGCTAATTtttgattcatcacataaaccattatattgcatttatttaattcaaGCTTTCTGAGAAGTTTGTGGCTTTTGTTTTATGGTTTTGCTGTTTTAAAGTAAGGGATCCTGCTCAGTTTACTTCTGCCTCATTTTTTCTGTCTTACATTGACTGTACAAATGTAGTAAGACTGACAGGAGTAAAGAAAGGACTGATATCTAGGGAAGCTAATTTCTCTGCAGACTTTGATGTCTGTTATTAATCAAACAATATtttgaaagaggaggagaaagggtgTCAAGGGAAAGATTAAATATAGTCATATTAGTTTGGcacaattcattttttaaaaaacagctattAAGAAAAACTTCAAGGTGCACACTTAAAGTTAACCATTAGCAGCAATAAGTAGATGCTTTTATCAAACATTTTTGCAGAACTTAACAAATATCCCTATTAGAAGATTCCACAGGCTCTGTCCACTCTGCCTATGTTTTTGCCACAATCATGTCAGTGGCACAATATGACCTCAAAGCTAAAGGATGGCATGTGGACTCACAAGCATAGTAAGTTCACAAGCAGCCACGCTGCTACTGGTACACTTTCTTGGCGGTGAATCTCAGTGGGTTTTTTCCCACCAGCTAGGAAACCGAGGCCAAAGATTCTGACCTTGAACATGAATGTCTCTGGTCTACATACGTAAAGTGCTAGAAGTCACTTTTGGTTGGAACTCACCAGGACTAAAGGAGCTGTTACTTCTTATGAAATGTAAATCTACAACATGGTAATTTGAGACAAGAAAGATGAAGGAACAAAGGGCCCTATGGGCCAACAAAAACTAGTATAAAAAGAATACTGATGATATAAAACATACCCACAAAGGTTGATTTTCTCTCCCAAAGGCCATTAATCCGATTTTATTTTCATACATCCCTGCACATTTTAAAAGGTAGTATATGGTGTGTATAGACACTGAGGTATCAAAGGTTTAGCATATCATCCAGAAACAGAAATTTTCA
Proteins encoded in this region:
- the RNF133 gene encoding E3 ubiquitin-protein ligase RNF133, translating into MHLLKVGTWRNNTASSWLMKFSVLWLVSQNCCRASVVWMAYMNISFHVGNHVLSELGETGVFGRSSTLKRVAGVIVPPEGKIQNACNPNTIFSRSKYSETWLALIERGGCTFTQKIKVATEKGASGVIIYNVPGTGNQVFPMFHQAFEDVVVVMIGNLKGTEIFHLIKKGVLITAVVEVGRKHIIWMNHYLVSFVIVTTATLAYFIFYHIHRLCLARIQNRRWQRLTTDLQNALGQLQLRVVKEGDEEINPNGDSCVICFERYKPNDIVRILTCKHFFHKNCIDPWILPHGTCPICKCDILKVLGIQVVVENGTEPLQVLMSNELPETLSPSEEETNNEVSPAGTSDKIIHVEENPTSQNNDIQPHSVVEDVHPSP